A genomic stretch from Methanobrevibacter sp. V74 includes:
- a CDS encoding SAP domain-containing protein produces the protein MNEQKLEIFNVLNFLNKGYELGDILSEGQFGTFSSAEECVHYLIDEGYFEKERSADGGEEVTSDEVSKKYTVAELKDILRENDLKVSGKKQELVERALPVLNTGKDEPVMFNLKFTNKAREFLKENGWIDLYMFALVCFRLKIMKIMLTNHPGEMSKPL, from the coding sequence GTGAATGAACAAAAATTAGAGATATTTAATGTTTTAAATTTTTTAAATAAGGGTTATGAACTTGGAGATATTTTAAGCGAAGGTCAATTTGGAACCTTTTCATCAGCCGAAGAATGTGTTCATTATTTAATTGATGAGGGTTATTTTGAAAAAGAAAGGTCTGCTGATGGAGGGGAAGAAGTAACTTCCGATGAGGTATCTAAAAAATACACTGTTGCCGAGTTAAAGGATATTTTAAGAGAAAATGATTTGAAAGTTTCAGGTAAAAAACAAGAATTAGTAGAGAGGGCTTTGCCGGTTTTAAATACTGGTAAAGATGAACCTGTAATGTTTAATTTAAAGTTCACAAATAAAGCCAGGGAGTTTTTAAAAGAAAATGGATGGATTGATTTATACATGTTTGCCCTTGTATGTTTCCGCTTGAAGATTATGAAAATTATGTTAACCAATCATCCTGGGGAAATGTCGAAACCGCTTTAA
- a CDS encoding zinc-binding dehydrogenase, translating to MEMINVSYRLKSPKFFEEDIDEMELDGVIVRPTYLSICQADQRYYQGLRPIEVLEKKLPMALIHEGIGEVVFDCSSNFNVGDKVVMIPNTPQGEDVCRANYSYKSKFRGSGFDGFTSDLVKLEPDRLVKLPDDFNMHVSAFIELMSVAYQGITKFSEIAITPKEVLGVWGDGNLGFITALFLKEKFPESKIMVFGKHLENLNSFSFADAIYQIHNVPQGLVIDHAFECVGSSASQSAIDQIIDLINPQGTINLFGVSEYPVPINTRMVLEKGLTIQGNSRSDREDFVGVVKTFEQNSQLFEYLEKLITNICEINTLDDLKDAFNKDYISRFGKTILKWNK from the coding sequence ATGGAAATGATTAATGTTAGTTATAGATTGAAATCTCCAAAATTCTTTGAAGAGGATATTGATGAAATGGAACTTGATGGTGTAATAGTAAGGCCAACATATCTATCAATTTGTCAAGCAGACCAAAGATACTATCAAGGTTTAAGGCCTATTGAGGTTTTAGAAAAAAAATTGCCAATGGCTCTAATTCATGAAGGAATTGGTGAGGTAGTATTTGACTGTTCAAGCAATTTCAATGTTGGAGATAAGGTTGTAATGATTCCAAACACACCTCAGGGTGAAGATGTTTGCAGGGCTAATTATTCATATAAATCCAAATTTAGAGGGAGTGGTTTTGATGGATTCACATCAGATTTAGTTAAATTAGAACCTGATCGTCTTGTTAAATTGCCCGATGATTTTAATATGCATGTTTCTGCATTCATTGAATTGATGAGTGTAGCTTATCAAGGAATAACTAAGTTTTCAGAAATTGCAATTACTCCAAAAGAGGTTTTAGGAGTTTGGGGCGATGGCAATTTGGGTTTTATTACAGCATTATTTTTAAAAGAGAAATTTCCAGAATCTAAAATAATGGTTTTTGGAAAGCATTTGGAAAACTTAAATTCATTCTCCTTTGCAGATGCAATTTACCAGATACATAATGTTCCTCAGGGTTTAGTAATTGATCATGCCTTTGAATGTGTTGGTTCAAGTGCTTCTCAATCAGCTATTGATCAAATCATTGACTTAATCAATCCTCAAGGAACTATAAACTTATTTGGCGTTAGTGAATATCCAGTACCAATTAATACAAGAATGGTTTTAGAAAAAGGATTGACTATTCAGGGAAACAGTAGATCTGATAGGGAAGACTTTGTTGGAGTTGTTAAAACTTTCGAACAAAATTCTCAACTATTTGAATATCTAGAAAAGCTGATAACTAATATTTGCGAAATAAACACGTTAGATGACTTAAAAGATGCATTTAACAAAGATTATATTTCACGCTTTGGTAAAACTATTTTAAAATGGAATAAATAA
- a CDS encoding 2-C-methyl-D-erythritol 4-phosphate cytidylyltransferase — MIFAAILAGGIGSRMGGMDTPKQFLTLGNKPVIIHTIEKFVINKNIDKTIVLIPKKFINHTNDLIKEYIGENEDIIVIKGGETRNDTIMNSIKYIEENFGIDDESIIITHDSVRPFVTHRIINDNIDAARKYGACDTVVPATDTIVESVNGETIESIPVRDYYYQGQTPQSFNIKKLFNLINSLTEAETNILTDACKIFTLKEEDVHLVKGEQTNIKITYPYDLKLANTILEDGND; from the coding sequence ATGATTTTTGCAGCAATTTTGGCAGGTGGGATAGGTTCAAGAATGGGAGGTATGGATACTCCTAAACAATTCTTGACATTAGGAAATAAACCGGTTATTATTCATACCATTGAAAAATTTGTAATAAATAAGAATATTGATAAAACCATTGTGCTAATACCGAAAAAATTTATAAATCACACAAATGATTTGATTAAAGAGTATATTGGTGAAAATGAGGATATTATAGTTATTAAAGGTGGGGAAACAAGAAATGATACCATAATGAATAGCATTAAATATATTGAGGAAAATTTCGGTATTGATGATGAATCCATTATCATTACTCATGATTCAGTACGTCCTTTTGTAACCCATAGGATTATTAATGATAATATTGATGCTGCTAGAAAATATGGTGCTTGCGATACTGTTGTTCCGGCAACCGACACTATCGTTGAAAGTGTAAATGGTGAAACTATTGAAAGCATTCCTGTGAGGGATTATTATTACCAAGGCCAAACTCCACAGAGCTTCAATATAAAGAAACTTTTTAACTTGATTAATAGTTTAACAGAAGCTGAAACTAATATTCTCACTGATGCATGTAAAATATTCACACTTAAGGAAGAAGATGTACATCTAGTTAAGGGTGAACAGACAAATATTAAAATTACATATCCCTATGATTTAAAATTAGCAAATACAATACTTGAGGATGGAAATGATTAA
- a CDS encoding methyltransferase domain-containing protein — protein sequence MQHIHHGKSSAKFFNANDILDELELKDNDIFLDVGCGEGYISIKAAREYLSKGVVYAVDSHVGSIMSLEDYIQEYDIKNIISIESDIINVSDIDEESIDVVLMVNVFHGFKASGEMDEVIEILKKLIKSGGRIVIVDFKAIEMSMGPPVEIRSSPEELENLFLNHGLKRSHLNENIGNENSHYLIIFEKE from the coding sequence ATGCAACATATACATCATGGTAAATCAAGTGCAAAATTTTTCAATGCTAATGATATTTTAGATGAATTAGAACTCAAAGATAATGATATTTTTTTAGATGTTGGTTGTGGTGAAGGTTATATTTCTATAAAAGCAGCAAGGGAATATCTTTCAAAAGGAGTTGTTTATGCAGTTGATTCTCATGTTGGATCAATTATGAGTTTAGAGGATTATATTCAAGAATATGATATTAAAAATATAATCAGCATAGAATCTGACATTATTAATGTTTCAGATATCGATGAGGAGTCTATTGATGTTGTTTTAATGGTTAATGTATTCCATGGATTTAAAGCATCTGGTGAGATGGACGAGGTTATTGAAATTCTAAAAAAACTTATCAAATCTGGAGGAAGGATTGTTATTGTTGATTTCAAAGCTATTGAAATGTCTATGGGTCCTCCAGTTGAAATTAGAAGTTCTCCTGAAGAGTTAGAAAACTTATTTTTAAATCATGGTCTTAAAAGGAGTCATTTAAACGAAAATATAGGTAATGAAAACTCTCATTATCTAATAATATTTGAAAAGGAGTAG
- a CDS encoding methyltransferase domain-containing protein, which translates to MMMLENGHRAHGFSSANFLDSDEIIRELNLTGDEVFMDAGCGDGHNAIKIIEDYNHKGTVYAVDIYDASIEDMETYKKENNVENLINIEADITEGIPGVEDGSIDVVLMVNVFHGFKASKKLDEVVFELNRIIKNDGKIAIMDYKAWDVPNGPPTKFRSSPEDLEKLFLNHGLKKSYLNEEIGEDIPEGKSHFLIMFEKE; encoded by the coding sequence ATGATGATGCTAGAAAATGGACATAGGGCTCATGGATTTTCAAGTGCTAATTTTTTAGATTCCGATGAAATTATCAGGGAATTAAATTTAACTGGTGACGAAGTATTCATGGATGCCGGTTGTGGTGATGGTCATAATGCAATTAAGATAATTGAAGATTATAATCATAAAGGAACTGTTTATGCAGTAGATATTTATGATGCTTCAATTGAGGATATGGAAACATATAAAAAAGAGAATAATGTTGAAAATTTAATCAATATTGAAGCGGATATCACTGAAGGCATTCCAGGAGTTGAAGACGGATCAATTGATGTTGTTTTAATGGTTAATGTATTCCATGGATTTAAAGCTTCAAAAAAACTTGATGAAGTGGTTTTTGAATTAAATAGAATAATTAAAAATGACGGCAAGATTGCAATCATGGATTATAAAGCATGGGATGTTCCAAATGGCCCTCCTACAAAATTCAGATCTTCACCTGAGGATCTGGAAAAATTGTTCTTAAATCACGGGCTTAAAAAGAGTTATTTAAACGAAGAAATTGGTGAGGACATTCCTGAAGGCAAATCTCACTTTTTAATCATGTTTGAAAAGGAATGA
- the argJ gene encoding bifunctional ornithine acetyltransferase/N-acetylglutamate synthase gives MNFIKELDGGFSVIENLKVSGAREGKYGVSIIFCPNSTASAIFTSNKVVAAPVDYTRNVLKKGIVSAVFVNSGNANCFTGKQGFKDCETLVELVAKDLKLPKDEIAISSTGVIGREMPIDIISKVAYESLSKLGSNPENSLAAAKAIMTTDTFPKECAVEVTLKTGEKVKIAGITKGSGMIAPNMGTMLSFIVTDGVIASEDIKKALKTSADISFNMIVVDGDESTNDTCLMMANGQSGVDIVRDGEIDSNFQEALNYLCIDLARKMARDGEGATKFIEANVVGARDDEDARLAAKSIISSNLFKSAVFGGDPNWGRIVSAIGYSGCDLNPDIVTIAIADGEDEVNLVKKGEILAFEDTPYLKRAEKIMQSKNIRVNIEMYLGNGEATAWGCDLTYDYVKINAEYTT, from the coding sequence ATGAATTTTATTAAAGAGCTAGATGGCGGATTTTCAGTAATTGAAAATCTAAAGGTATCCGGGGCTCGTGAAGGTAAATATGGCGTCAGTATTATTTTTTGTCCAAACAGTACTGCTTCAGCGATTTTTACTTCAAATAAAGTAGTTGCGGCTCCTGTTGATTATACTAGAAATGTTTTAAAAAAAGGTATCGTTTCTGCTGTTTTTGTTAATAGTGGCAATGCTAATTGTTTTACAGGAAAACAGGGTTTTAAAGATTGTGAAACATTAGTTGAATTGGTGGCGAAAGATTTGAAATTGCCTAAAGATGAAATAGCTATTTCATCAACTGGAGTTATTGGCCGTGAAATGCCAATTGATATAATTTCTAAAGTTGCTTATGAATCCTTATCTAAATTAGGAAGCAATCCTGAAAATTCTCTAGCCGCTGCAAAAGCTATAATGACAACTGATACTTTTCCTAAAGAATGTGCCGTTGAAGTTACTTTAAAAACAGGTGAAAAAGTTAAAATCGCCGGAATCACTAAAGGAAGCGGAATGATTGCCCCTAATATGGGCACCATGTTGTCTTTTATTGTAACTGATGGAGTAATTGCTTCAGAAGATATTAAAAAAGCTTTAAAAACCTCAGCTGATATCAGTTTTAACATGATTGTTGTTGATGGGGATGAAAGCACTAATGATACTTGTTTAATGATGGCTAACGGCCAATCAGGTGTTGATATTGTTCGCGATGGCGAAATCGATTCAAATTTCCAGGAAGCTTTAAATTATTTATGCATTGATTTGGCTCGTAAAATGGCTCGTGATGGAGAAGGAGCTACTAAATTTATTGAAGCTAATGTAGTGGGCGCTAGAGATGATGAAGATGCACGTCTGGCAGCAAAATCAATTATTTCTTCGAATTTATTTAAATCTGCAGTATTTGGTGGAGATCCTAATTGGGGGAGAATTGTTTCTGCAATTGGATATTCTGGATGTGATTTAAACCCGGATATTGTAACAATAGCCATTGCTGATGGGGAAGATGAGGTTAACTTAGTTAAAAAAGGCGAAATATTAGCTTTTGAAGATACTCCTTATCTCAAAAGGGCTGAAAAGATAATGCAGTCAAAAAATATCAGGGTTAATATTGAGATGTATTTGGGCAATGGTGAAGCTACTGCCTGGGGCTGTGACTTAACATATGATTATGTTAAAATTAATGCAGAATATACCACTTAA
- a CDS encoding Zc3h12a-like ribonuclease: MKVVVDASNVAHNVKNENGQPQMANILAVVKALEESEDEFVIIADASLRHDIDDKEKFLKLLESENVEEVPSGNDADHFILEIATREKAKVLSNDKFRDYAAEFRNISSIRIPFTIDNGRLTFGKPKKPKKDRNILQHICDEIIKELNFKKWEIYTGKEGLEISPLNIAKQSIIRIDNENNTESRLENIFAKIPMFNKIVEMVDDVEIAAPYVIFVLVHPKDYKIAVKNAGNISVTVADRLGLEKKPLIAVRNDLFTKPGTFELNILLADEVTETAPYNILIRVSENDEVFIKRNSRNIASTIAGRLGSWKFPFVSVKPDMLLEKPGDFEIELEKGGNLDG, encoded by the coding sequence ATGAAAGTGGTCGTTGATGCTTCTAATGTAGCTCATAATGTTAAAAATGAAAACGGACAACCTCAAATGGCTAATATTCTTGCTGTAGTAAAAGCATTAGAAGAAAGTGAAGATGAATTTGTAATTATTGCCGATGCATCATTACGTCATGATATTGATGATAAAGAAAAATTCTTAAAGTTATTGGAAAGTGAAAATGTGGAAGAGGTTCCCTCTGGAAATGATGCAGACCATTTCATATTAGAAATTGCTACTCGTGAAAAAGCAAAAGTATTGTCAAATGATAAATTCAGAGATTATGCTGCTGAATTTAGGAATATTTCATCAATTAGAATACCTTTCACTATTGATAACGGCAGACTCACCTTTGGAAAACCAAAAAAACCTAAAAAGGATAGGAACATATTACAACATATTTGTGATGAAATCATTAAAGAATTAAACTTCAAAAAATGGGAAATTTACACTGGTAAAGAAGGTTTGGAGATTTCTCCATTAAATATTGCTAAACAATCAATTATACGTATTGATAATGAAAATAATACAGAATCTAGGCTGGAGAATATTTTTGCAAAAATACCAATGTTTAATAAAATTGTAGAAATGGTTGATGATGTTGAAATAGCAGCTCCATATGTGATTTTTGTATTGGTTCATCCTAAAGATTATAAAATCGCTGTTAAAAATGCAGGAAACATTTCTGTTACTGTTGCAGATAGATTAGGGCTTGAGAAAAAACCTTTAATCGCTGTGCGTAATGATTTATTTACAAAACCCGGCACTTTTGAATTGAATATTTTATTAGCAGATGAGGTTACAGAAACCGCTCCATATAACATATTGATTCGCGTAAGTGAAAATGATGAAGTTTTCATTAAAAGAAATTCAAGAAATATTGCAAGCACTATTGCCGGAAGACTTGGATCTTGGAAATTCCCTTTTGTTTCTGTAAAACCAGATATGCTTTTAGAAAAACCGGGGGATTTTGAAATTGAGCTGGAAAAAGGAGGTAATTTAGATGGTTAA
- a CDS encoding metallophosphoesterase family protein, with the protein MIVIAHISDLHISKDSFDEKVFMDAVTEINHLRPDMIILTGDITDNGYYKEYQQATKYLAMFDAPLFAVPGNHDARNLGYQTFEELIGEKSWKLTMDDDFTVMGIDSSSPDENSGHIGTPQHMWLEHQLDECVINEKFSIVALHHHVVSIPKTGRERNVLSDAGDILKTLTTHEVDLVLSGHKHVPNVWKINNTVIVNAGSLCSTKLRGKNKNSYNVYNITEDEIEIFLNEVSGEKLLFGKYPRNAI; encoded by the coding sequence ATGATAGTAATTGCCCATATTTCTGATTTGCATATATCCAAGGATTCATTTGACGAAAAAGTATTTATGGATGCTGTAACTGAAATCAATCATCTACGGCCAGACATGATTATTTTAACTGGAGATATTACAGATAATGGTTATTATAAGGAGTATCAGCAAGCAACTAAATATTTGGCAATGTTTGATGCTCCATTATTTGCAGTTCCAGGAAACCATGATGCCCGTAATTTAGGTTATCAGACTTTTGAAGAGCTAATCGGTGAGAAAAGTTGGAAATTAACTATGGATGATGATTTTACTGTAATGGGCATTGACAGCAGTTCTCCTGATGAGAATAGTGGTCATATTGGAACGCCTCAGCATATGTGGTTGGAACATCAATTAGATGAATGCGTAATTAATGAGAAATTTTCTATAGTGGCATTACATCATCATGTTGTCTCGATTCCTAAAACCGGCCGTGAACGTAATGTTTTATCCGATGCAGGGGATATATTAAAAACTTTAACAACTCATGAGGTAGATTTAGTTTTATCCGGTCACAAACATGTGCCTAATGTTTGGAAGATAAACAATACTGTGATTGTAAATGCAGGTTCACTATGTTCTACTAAACTCAGAGGTAAAAATAAAAATTCATACAATGTTTACAATATTACAGAAGACGAAATCGAAATTTTCCTTAATGAAGTTAGTGGTGAAAAATTATTATTTGGAAAGTATCCAAGAAATGCAATATAA
- a CDS encoding nascent polypeptide-associated complex protein — protein sequence MIPGMNKKQMKQMERQMRKMGMKMEDLPGAIEVIIRFEDKELIIDNPNVSLMNVMGQETYQIDGKAREVELEYKIEIPDEDIEMVANSANVSQDEAREALEECKGDLAEAIMKLNQ from the coding sequence ATGATACCAGGTATGAACAAAAAACAAATGAAACAAATGGAAAGACAAATGAGAAAAATGGGTATGAAAATGGAGGATCTTCCAGGTGCTATTGAGGTCATTATCCGTTTTGAAGATAAGGAATTAATTATTGACAATCCTAATGTAAGTTTAATGAATGTAATGGGACAAGAAACTTATCAGATTGATGGTAAAGCTCGTGAAGTTGAATTAGAATATAAAATTGAAATTCCTGATGAAGATATTGAGATGGTAGCCAATAGTGCTAATGTGTCCCAAGATGAAGCAAGAGAGGCTCTTGAAGAATGCAAAGGGGACTTGGCTGAAGCTATTATGAAATTAAACCAATAG
- a CDS encoding transposase: MDLPNVTLTREEFPVGDENLLKEKRIRARVSCLLDIHSKHILTAKIVETTINEVDLAIEHLENLKQRLNITKLITIYDRGYPSIELMAKTIDLNSKFLIRLPKNVFRHLIKQMKTNDEIIKINLTNNRLSHFDDENLKEKARKMGRLEIRIALVDIGKNEPEILATNLTSEEFSTEDLKELYGKRWSVETGFDRLKNLIEIEDFSGIRRTIIEQDFHAHIFVYNLAMTIKNHAENNITRIPRNKDEKIIYQSNFAKITGNIYLFLFDLIFETQTKREQIIDFIVKEASKELIQYKENQYNNKERKTPGCL, encoded by the coding sequence ATTGATCTTCCCAATGTTACTTTAACACGTGAAGAATTCCCTGTTGGTGATGAAAACCTGTTAAAAGAAAAAAGAATTCGTGCAAGAGTTTCATGTCTTTTAGACATTCATTCTAAACATATTTTAACAGCAAAAATTGTTGAAACAACAATAAATGAAGTAGATTTAGCAATTGAACATTTAGAGAACTTAAAACAAAGATTAAACATTACAAAATTAATTACCATTTACGATCGAGGATATCCATCAATCGAACTCATGGCAAAAACAATTGATTTAAACTCTAAATTTTTAATAAGACTACCAAAAAATGTATTTAGACATTTAATCAAACAAATGAAGACTAATGATGAAATTATAAAAATAAATTTAACAAATAATAGATTAAGTCATTTTGATGATGAAAATTTAAAAGAAAAAGCAAGAAAGATGGGGCGATTAGAAATTCGCATAGCATTAGTAGATATTGGTAAGAACGAACCTGAAATACTTGCAACAAATTTAACATCTGAAGAATTCTCAACAGAAGATTTAAAAGAATTATATGGTAAAAGATGGTCAGTTGAAACTGGATTTGACAGATTAAAAAATTTAATCGAAATCGAAGATTTCAGCGGAATTCGAAGAACAATAATCGAACAAGATTTTCACGCCCACATATTCGTTTATAACCTAGCAATGACAATTAAAAATCATGCAGAAAACAATATAACAAGAATACCCAGAAATAAAGATGAAAAAATAATTTATCAGTCGAATTTCGCAAAAATAACGGGAAACATCTATTTATTCTTATTTGACCTAATATTTGAAACGCAAACGAAAAGAGAGCAAATAATCGATTTTATAGTAAAAGAAGCATCTAAAGAACTAATACAATATAAAGAAAATCAATACAATAATAAAGAACGAAAAACCCCCGGATGTTTATAA
- a CDS encoding UvrD-helicase domain-containing protein, producing MDPKSLLIVTFSTKAADELRERLSEGDLLKSDVQKMHISTIHSFCEKILEENGHVGLNIISDDAGEKNLLFIGKHMEELGFVKECYMSSSNIKYIANKYK from the coding sequence GTGGATCCTAAATCATTGCTAATTGTCACTTTTTCAACTAAAGCTGCAGATGAACTTCGAGAGAGATTGTCTGAAGGTGATTTGTTAAAAAGTGATGTTCAAAAGATGCATATATCAACTATTCACTCTTTTTGCGAAAAGATACTTGAAGAAAATGGTCATGTTGGTTTAAATATCATTTCAGACGATGCCGGTGAGAAAAACTTGTTGTTCATTGGAAAGCATATGGAAGAGCTTGGATTTGTTAAAGAATGTTACATGTCAAGTAGCAACATCAAATATATTGCCAATAAATATAAATGA
- a CDS encoding UvrD-helicase domain-containing protein: protein MSTFVRERMELNDGEYPHDEVRKNDEFKESKYNAQYICKSPNPIRFMKNILKREKAIDFAHLQKDALEIVKKDGFKTQFTNILIDEFQDTDPMQMELFEYLMKQAKSFTVVGDINQSIYGFRGSNINPFTYLAKYHKDKFEFKSLTTNYRSTHEIIDVSEDFIKHQRPVESALGKAQCGRDVK from the coding sequence ATGTCCACTTTTGTCCGTGAGCGAATGGAATTAAATGATGGAGAATATCCTCATGATGAAGTTCGAAAAAATGATGAGTTTAAAGAGTCCAAGTATAATGCACAATACATCTGCAAATCGCCAAATCCTATCCGATTTATGAAAAATATCTTAAAGCGCGAAAAAGCAATTGACTTTGCACATCTACAAAAGGATGCATTAGAAATTGTCAAAAAAGATGGATTTAAAACACAGTTCACCAACATACTAATTGATGAGTTTCAAGATACAGATCCTATGCAGATGGAATTGTTTGAGTATCTGATGAAACAAGCAAAATCATTTACAGTAGTAGGTGACATTAATCAAAGCATATATGGATTTAGAGGTTCAAACATTAATCCATTTACATATTTAGCTAAATATCATAAAGATAAATTCGAGTTTAAAAGCCTGACCACTAATTATCGCTCCACTCATGAAATCATCGATGTGTCTGAAGATTTCATTAAACATCAAAGACCAGTTGAATCCGCACTTGGAAAGGCTCAATGTGGTCGTGATGTAAAATAA
- a CDS encoding 3'-5' exonuclease — MRKCSFKIFNSVTRPVLTNDNLIEYGIENEDDLEFFRKLNEFKDSLYSEDVKFYDRSTVSEVYLKLLTDVTGYLSEDLILSDEGDIIINNLSKITGSLQTFVDVKFNRDIRGAFWFVYRTIEEWSVLQTPAESTAFWFVYRTIEGHSAYSDESDAIQIMTVHQSKGLEFPVVIIPSLEKRQFPNEIYRSKSR, encoded by the coding sequence ATGAGGAAATGCTCATTTAAAATATTTAATAGTGTTACAAGGCCGGTTTTAACAAACGATAACCTAATTGAATATGGTATTGAAAATGAAGATGATTTGGAATTCTTTAGAAAATTAAATGAATTTAAAGACTCATTGTACTCTGAGGATGTTAAATTCTACGACAGGTCAACAGTTTCTGAGGTTTATTTAAAACTATTAACTGATGTTACCGGTTATTTGTCTGAAGATTTAATCTTAAGTGATGAAGGAGATATTATAATTAACAACCTCTCAAAAATTACAGGTTCTCTTCAAACATTTGTTGACGTTAAGTTCAACCGGGACATTAGAGGTGCATTTTGGTTTGTATATAGAACCATTGAAGAATGGTCTGTTTTACAAACCCCTGCCGAATCTACCGCATTTTGGTTTGTATATAGAACCATTGAAGGACATTCGGCTTATTCTGATGAAAGTGATGCCATTCAAATAATGACTGTCCATCAGTCAAAAGGATTAGAATTCCCGGTTGTTATTATTCCCTCTCTTGAAAAAAGACAATTTCCCAATGAAATATATCGATCCAAATCCAGATAA
- a CDS encoding PD-(D/E)XK nuclease family protein: MLDSEYPFYLKDRNYALNGVIDLIYEIDGKLGIIDYKNTRLEAKYKDKFKKQLHLYVLALRDQNHEYEGKEISELKVYTIIITNQTLLLL, from the coding sequence ATACTTGATAGTGAATATCCCTTCTATTTAAAAGACAGAAACTATGCCCTTAATGGAGTCATTGATTTAATCTATGAAATTGATGGTAAATTGGGCATTATTGATTATAAGAATACTCGCTTAGAGGCCAAATACAAAGATAAATTTAAAAAGCAACTTCATTTATATGTATTGGCATTAAGGGACCAAAATCATGAATATGAAGGTAAGGAAATTAGCGAACTTAAAGTTTACACTATTATAATTACTAACCAAACTTTGTTATTATTATAG
- a CDS encoding helix-turn-helix domain-containing protein: MSGKSKIDVFNKMTKTALDEEISNYVAYHRYYQRLIAVKIVSEGNTITDAANILGKSYQTVHRWIKTCESEGLEGLKPSFGGGRPSKLTYDQLIELDKIIEKTPNMSMKDVHLLVNEKFNVDYSLKQIGKIVKKLGYNYSKAYPKFSKSPEDAEEQLKKTFRRT, translated from the coding sequence ATGTCTGGAAAATCTAAAATTGATGTTTTTAATAAAATGACTAAAACCGCATTAGATGAGGAAATCAGCAATTATGTGGCTTATCATAGGTATTATCAAAGATTGATTGCTGTTAAAATTGTTAGTGAAGGCAATACAATAACTGATGCTGCGAATATTCTAGGAAAATCATATCAAACAGTTCACAGATGGATTAAAACATGTGAATCTGAAGGATTGGAAGGTTTAAAACCTTCTTTTGGTGGTGGAAGGCCATCAAAATTAACTTATGATCAACTAATTGAATTAGACAAAATCATTGAAAAAACACCAAATATGTCAATGAAAGATGTACATCTTCTTGTTAATGAAAAATTTAATGTAGATTACAGTTTAAAACAAATAGGAAAAATTGTAAAGAAATTAGGATACAATTACAGCAAAGCATATCCTAAATTTTCAAAATCCCCTGAAGATGCTGAAGAACAGTTAAAAAAAACTTTTAGAAGAACATAA
- a CDS encoding transposase, translating into MELIYLPPYSPHLNPIEQIWRQIKRKIKHYYLESKEFLRDLTIETYNESISETKVHDKWLETFIPKIW; encoded by the coding sequence ATTGAATTAATATACCTCCCACCATACTCTCCTCACTTAAATCCAATTGAACAAATATGGAGACAAATAAAAAGAAAAATAAAACATTATTATCTTGAATCAAAAGAATTTCTGCGAGATTTAACAATAGAAACGTATAATGAATCGATTTCTGAAACAAAAGTTCATGACAAATGGCTCGAAACATTTATACCAAAAATTTGGTAA